In Tachypleus tridentatus isolate NWPU-2018 chromosome 3, ASM421037v1, whole genome shotgun sequence, the sequence GAAGGTTTCTTACCTGCTACTCTCCAGTCATGTTGACCACTGTGGTGTGAACTACAAACACAAGACTGAAGGTTTCTTACCTGCTACTCTCCAGTCATGTTGACCACTGTGGTGTGAACTACAAACACAAGACTGAAGGTTTCCTACCTGCTACTCTCCAGTCATGTTGACCACTGTGGTGTGAACTACAAACACAAGACTGAAGGTTTCCTACCTGCTACTCTCCAGTCATGTTGACCACTCTATGCGAGCAGAAATGACAATAATTCATGGAACATTAACAGCAAGAAGGTTTTAGACTCAAATATCCATAAAAGATATTCCTAATTCTCAGTACAACAGTGTATGGGGTTAATTCAGCTGTATGGTAAATATAGACATTAACTGTACAAGAGTTACTTGTGTTGGTAAGGGATATGAGGAAGGTACAATCCAAAAATCAAAAGTATATAGTTCAAACAATGCCCTCAGATTCAAATTGTAGCAGCTGACATTTTGTGGGAATTATGAATTAACTCTGTACCATATTTCCTTATTATCTAGTTATAGACTTACCTATGAATTAATATACaggttataaaattataattaaactaattgaactgaaaatacatttattttatgacaGATTACCTACATTAAGTTTCTCAGTGCTTTCCTAAAAGGCAATGATAGCTACATGTCTTAAAGTAAACATCTTTTTTTATCTAAGCTCACCGTATCTCTGTGTCCCTCCAATGCAGCTACTCGTAGTGCAGTTTTCCCATCATGAGACTTTACATCTATCATGTTTCGGCTGACGTCCAGTAACTTGGCTACCAGTGAACTGTGACCTTCTTGAGCGGCTAAGATCAAGGGCACTCTACCATCATTGTCTACCTCTGTGACTCTAGCACCAGCTTCAATAAGTTGCTGACAGACATCCACGTGGCCTTCAAAAGCAGCATAATGAAGAGGAGTCCAGCCACCATTGTCTCTGTGCATTTCGTCCAATCCTCGGTCAAGGAGTTGTCTCACCACATCCGTGTTTCCCTGAGCAGCAGCAATGGACAGAACGGTTCGGCCTTCTGGGTCAATGAAGTCGATTGCAGCCCCCCAGAATAAAAGCAGGCTGACTACAGCTGGATGGCCCATGGATGCTGCTGCAAACAGCGGCGTGCGGCCACTGTTATCAGTATTATCAACATCAGCGTCTCCTTCAAGTAAAAGTTCACATACTTCACTGTGACCCTCAAAGGCTGCCACCAATAGTGGGGTCATGCCATCCTTGTCCCTGTGGTCAACTTGGGCACCACGTTCCAGTAGGAGACTTACAACACTGGCGTGGCCCTCGGAAGCTGGAACGCAGAGAGCAGCCACCGAGAGGGCCGTTCTTCCATCTGTGTCCTCGTGGTTTATTTCAGCACCATGATCTAACAGGTGACTGATGATCTCAGCATGCCCCATGTATGCAGCAGCAATCAGGGCTGTTCTTCCCTCATTGTCCACCTTGTTGACGTTGGCCTTGTACTGCAGCAACCGTAACACGATCTCTTCGTGACCACCCCAGGCTGCTGCTCGCAATGCAGTGCGGTGGTCAGTATCTTCCAGATCTACGTAGGCTCCATTGTTAACCAGAGATATGACAACCTACACCAGAAGTTGAAAGTCATTACAGGCAAAGAAAAATGTGTGTtctcataacaaaataaacagccctTTGAATCTAACAAAagtttagtaataaaaataacatgaaatccATTTATACCCTATCACCATCAAAACACATACTGAGCTTGTATGTAGTCTGCTGACAGGTCTTGTACCTCAAttcttcatttataaaattataaaataaacgttAATTTGTACCGACTCACTTACGCTGTTctataaacaaaacacttttattgtttgaGACATATTCACAAGTGTTCCACTGAAAAATAACTAATCAGCATAACAGCCCTTGCAGCTTTGTGTCATGTGGAAATTAGTTCAAAGGGAATTTTATTAGCTAAATCTCATCTTCTAGCTAGTCTATATTTGCTCAGAATAAATAACCaacttttaatttactttaaaacagtGACTTAGTTCTTCTAATACAAATATTTGATGTCCGTACCTAACAATATAGTTTGAAAGTGTATTACAATGTTTTTAACGATACTAGTCTCGACCACTTAAACTATCAAAGGCATAGCAGTCATTGGGGTTGCATGAAGATCTGTTAGCTTGTCCATGTAAACACATAACAGTTCCAATAACAAACAGTATCTTgataagaataaaagaaacaaccCTGGGCCCAAAACAGGAGGCATTATGAAGGACTGGAGAGGGGTCTAACAAAAGTTAAGAATTCCACACAATCTCTTCCAGTTGTTTACAAGGCATACAATAAAGTAACCTTCCTGTTTATTCCTGAAGAAATAAATTAGGTTTGTAAGATAGTTCATGTACGTATATTAATATTACCTTCTGACCACAACAAGCTGACCCATTAAATCAACACAGTAATGGGCTCAGCTAATTCAATACacaataatcattttaaaatggtCTACACTattcaaatacataaaacattaacaatatgcATCTGATTATACAtctttaataacttgttactttcCAAATATAAGCTATTTTCTACCAAGTAAATACAACCTGAGATGAATCAGATTTGGATTTGTAGGGATACTTCAAACTTAACAGTATAAGAATGCATACATTGAAAAGcttaaatataaactgaaaacacGGTTCTGCACAATCATGTTTAGGACCACTTACATCAGTGTGACCTGCCCATGCAGAAGACCGTAATGGGGTCCAGCCTTCATTATCGGCATGGTCAGGGTCGCTACCGGCATTTAAAAGTAACTCCACAACCTGTGAATGTCCCTGTCGAGctgctgtaataaaaaaaaatagaaaataaacttacACTAATAGTTCATCTGCAGCAGACTGTATTTACACTGAAACTTACGCAAGTAGTTCATCTTCAGCAGACTGTATTTACACTGAAACTTACACTAATAGTTCATCTTCAGCAGACTGTATTTACACTGAAACTTACGCTAATAGTTCATCTGCAGCAGACTGCATTTACACTGAAACTTGCACTAATAGTTCATCTGCAGCAGACTGTATTTACACTGAAACTTACGCTAATAGTTCATCTTCAGCAGACTGCATTTACACTGAAACTTACGCTAATAGTTCATCTTCAGCAGACTGCATTTACACTGAAACTTACGCTAATAGTTCATCTTCAGCAGACTGCATTTACACTGAAACTTATGCTAATAGTTCATCTTCAGCAGACTGTATTTACACTGAAACTTACACTAATAGTTCATCTTCAGCAGACTGTATTTAAACTGAAACTTATGCTAATAGTTCATCTGCAGCAGAATGTGTTTACATCAGTCTTAAGATTAACTGACATAAAAATCTCTCAACtttaaaataacatgatttaTTGCAGTAAAACTTGAAGTTGTAACAAAGAATAAAACCAAAGCAGGTTTTTAAGAATAAAGGAGGGGAGGGTTCCCAAACATTTGTATCGGATCTTACAATAGAATACAAACCACaactttaaagtttctttaaatgttGTTATCCTTctatgaaaagataaaatatatcaaaacaaagttCTTGGGAGAATACTATCTGATGATGTCTTTAGCAGATTAATGAAATGTCAGAAGTGGAACTCAACTAAAGTGGACAGTGATGTGTTTATTGAACAGTAGCAGTACTCTACATGGAACCTATTAATCACATGCAAGGTGCAGTGTAACAAATGTTACACTGATAGGTACCCTGCAAAACACGACATACAAGGAGCAGCGTAACTAAAGAGAAATGGATCTCCAACACTGATAGGTACTCTACAAGACACTTTATATAAAGACACTTCTCCCATAACTTAACAGAAagtgaaatacataaataaaacactgaCACAACATCAAGGTGCTTTTCCTGCTGTTAAATCTTACCTGAATTGAATGATCTCTCTTTTgaaggttgttttttatttatagtaaacACCAAATAGTGTCATTAAGAtatgaacttttattttattaaaaaagtatGCAATCTGCATGTGATTAACGtttatatataactgtttaaGTATAACAAAAAGTCGAAAATGTTACCAAGGAATACTTATATTGAGTATCATAGGATAACCATATGAAACACCAAAACTAACATCACACATTAGGTATGTGAATCATGTCTATGTGTCTTCAAGCTCTTTTGAATGAAGTTATGATCAGATACCTTTACTTGTTAATGTTATGTTCAATACACTTTAATGATAGACTGTTCATTAGTATATTCACTCAACTGAGGGTCAGGATTTCATCTCACTACTCATAAGGGTCGTTCAACTTGTTAGAAGTTTCATACTGAAATATATCTACCACATTCACCCTTTTTAACATGTTAAGTCTTTCTTTATAACTTACCTGTCTAGTGACCAGTGCTTAATGTTATATAACCAGGTTCACACACTATGGATGGTACAGTTCCCTGTAACAATGGAATTTTTGTAACATACAGCTTATAGTAATTGACTGTATATGCTAAAAGGAATATTTCATATAGCTGATTACTAACACTGTACCCTAATGTCAATCATAACATCTGGAGAAGGCGTACTAGAGTGGTGTCGCTTGAGGGAGATTACTACACTGGAGTGGTGTCGCTTGTGGGACAGTACTACACTGGAGTGGTGTCGCTTGTGGGACAGTACTACACTGGAGTGGTGTAGTTTGTGGGACAGTACTACACTGGAGTGGTGTCGCTTGCGGGACAGTACTACACTGGAGTGGTGTCGCTAGTGCGGGACAGTACTACACTGGAGTGGTATCATATATGGGACATTACTACACTACTTTCATCATCATACCTATCATATTTACCATGTTTTCttaggattaaaaacaaaacagtatttattaatatttaactctgAGGTATAGATAGAAGAGAGATACAGGGTTAGCTGTATGAAACACGATATGTTTATAGTGAAGttaaaagaacaaatacaaacattttgttgaaaaatCTCGTAACACTTACTGTCAAATGTTTCTTTCTACCCTGTATTAATTAATACaggaattattaaaacattaaagttcaTAACTGACACAAAAAAATAGAGTCTCAGTGAGAATTTACCCAAGTTCAAAGGTGTCTGGCCATTCTTATCTACCGCTTCAAGGTCAGCTCCCCGAGCAATGAGTCTAGCCACAAGGTGTTCGTCTCCTTCGTATGCAGCACTATGCAACAGTGTCCGCTGGTTGTGATCTAACTGATTAACTGACCCTCCAGTCTGAAGTAGCAGCTCAAGAGGATCATCTGGTGACTTCAATCCCACTGCATTGTCCTGATTCTCATCAATATCATCTGCAGGCAACTTTGCACCTGCTTCGACTAGCAACTTTGTAACTCTAGAATCTTTGGGAAGTGCCTGAGAAAAGGCATGGTCTATGGGAGCACCAGACATTAGAAGCCACAATGGCAGATGATAAGACTGTAGTGTTGAACACTGGGGTATCTTTAGTAGGTGAAACACAAAATCATGAAGTTCACTGGGAGAAAGATGTCTAGGAAAACACGTGTATTTCATGGCCAACATAGCGTGGCCTTCAGAAGCATGGCACAAGTACTTCTGAGTACAATGTTTAACATCCAACAGCCACTCTGCAAAACTGTGATGAAACAGAATCTTTGTCCCATTCTTATCTTCGATCAACAGCTTTTCCAACAACGTTAAACGTTTCTGGAATTCCTCCCAAGTTAACTGAGTATTTTGAGTCCAAACACACTGGAAAAGTTCTGCCTCTGTTAAAGGCTTTCGTGTTGCTAAGATAACGTTAAGTAGTGGCTGGACTTTTGAAAACTGCTTTCTAACAAACAACCTCTGACACAGCCACAGATAGAGACCATTTAATGTTCCCGGGATTTCCCTGATTTCTCGTAACATTATGAAATTTTCAGACACACCGTCTAAAACCTTTTCGAGATACATAAAACACCCATTACTTTTTATATGAAGCTGGTTCAACATTTCCGCAGTCTCCCGGCTCAGGTGCTGCCGAAGGTGTTCCTCCTCATCTAATCTGGAAAGAATATACTGCTGGACGTCTCTCACCACGTGGGACTTTCGCAGGTCATCCAGACTGATCTTCCTGAACCCGGTAAACAATCTCGTGACGCTCCTTCCTTGCTTGCGGGCAGAACAGACTAGAAGCAGCCACTGAGGAAAGAGGTGGTGATGGTTTGCTAGAAGCTCAGCAATACTTCTACTTGTGCTACTTTCTTCTCCTACAGGTTGGAAAAACGATTCGTCGATCGAGTCCACCAGAATAAAGTACGTCTGATTTGGTGTGTCAATTTCTAGTAAAGGAAAGAGGACAGCTTTTTTAAATACTTCATCAGGATTACGTTCACATTCTGTTGGGTTGAGAACTGCTTGAATCTCAGGATCTTTAAGTTTCTCACAGTAGCCAGAGATGTGATTAGACTCGCACATCTGCTCGACAAGACTAAGTATGAATCCCGATAAGGAAATCGTATCTGTATCGTGAGCCTGACAAAAATGGTAGGATAACACCCTCTGACTCAAGTGTAGCTGTTTGCCGTGCTTCATAGTAGGCCACACAATTTCACAGCAGAGAGCTGTCTTTCCACATCCTGGACCCCCCATAATGAGAGCTCCGCAAGTCTTGGATGTCGACCGATTGTCGAGACAGTGGACAATTTTTGCAAAGGTCCATTCTCGGCAGAAGAACCTCTTTCCTTGATGAAGACTTTGAGTCATGTTGACCTTTTGCTCTCATAACTTGGTCTTCACATACTGGGAACTTGTGCAGATCTGGAAATAAAAAATGGTATAATGAAACAAGAGATCCATGAAGACTGTTTCACAACTGTGTAACCCTAACACAAGTAACATTTCTCATCCATGAAGACTGTTTCACAACTGTGTACCCCTAACACAAGTAACATTTCTCATCCATGAAGACTGTTTCACAACTGTGTACCCCTAACACAAGTAACATTTCTCATCCATGAAGACTGTTTCACAACTGTGTACCCTAACACAAGTAACATTTCTCATCCATGAAGACTGTTTCACAACTGTGTACCCCTAACACAAGTAACATTTCTCATCCATGAAGACTGTTTCACAACTGTGTACCCCTAATACAAGTAACATTTCTCATCCATGAAGACTGTTTCACAACTGTGTACCCCTAATACAAGTAACATTTCTCATCCATGAAGACTGTTTCACAACTAATACAAGTAACATTTCTCTCCATGATTTCACaactaaatacaaataacatttctcaTCCATGAAGACTGTTTCACAACTGTGTACCCCTAATACAAGTAACATTTCTCAGCtctaatactttatatttatctgtCCATCTTAATGCTAAATGTATTGTTTACTATTttagttcatatatatatgtattttacgCATTTCTTCAAGTTGTACTTTAACACGtttcattttacatttaacaTCAGTAATGAATCTGAAATACATTGCCACCTGAGAGTTAACATGATGGTCTGGACATTATTCAAAGCAATTAAAAAGATATTGTATCTGTTGAACCAATGTTATTACACATACAATATAAAGATATTGTATCTGTTGAACCAATGTTATTACACATACAATGTATTTGCTGCAAACCAAATGAAACTTAAAGTATTACTCAAAGTGACAATTAAGAGTACCAACTGTTCCATGTCTCATCTAACATTAAATtaggataaagaaacatacataaaGTGAACCTGAAATATTTACCAATTTTGTGACACAGCGAGGCATACTCTAGTAGCTTGAAGGTAAAAAATTTGTAGTTGGTTTACTGCAATGGATACAGCAAAGACAAttcaatgtgtagttttgtgctttaacAACAAACCAAGTAATGGGTATTAGTGTGGAAGAACACAACACTCAATTTCTAAAGACATCTTTTCACTCCACTTATTCAGATCCTGGCAAACTTCCACAGTTTCTGGTTAAGATCCAACAGATGCAAGAATAATATTGAAatcaaataagaaacaaaagg encodes:
- the LOC143247847 gene encoding uncharacterized protein LOC143247847 yields the protein MTQSLHQGKRFFCREWTFAKIVHCLDNRSTSKTCGALIMGGPGCGKTALCCEIVWPTMKHGKQLHLSQRVLSYHFCQAHDTDTISLSGFILSLVEQMCESNHISGYCEKLKDPEIQAVLNPTECERNPDEVFKKAVLFPLLEIDTPNQTYFILVDSIDESFFQPVGEESSTSRSIAELLANHHHLFPQWLLLVCSARKQGRSVTRLFTGFRKISLDDLRKSHVVRDVQQYILSRLDEEEHLRQHLSRETAEMLNQLHIKSNGCFMYLEKVLDGVSENFIMLREIREIPGTLNGLYLWLCQRLFVRKQFSKVQPLLNVILATRKPLTEAELFQCVWTQNTQLTWEEFQKRLTLLEKLLIEDKNGTKILFHHSFAEWLLDVKHCTQKYLCHASEGHAMLAMKYTCFPRHLSPSELHDFVFHLLKIPQCSTLQSYHLPLWLLMSGAPIDHAFSQALPKDSRVTKLLVEAGAKLPADDIDENQDNAVGLKSPDDPLELLLQTGGSVNQLDHNQRTLLHSAAYEGDEHLVARLIARGADLEAVDKNGQTPLNLAARQGHSQVVELLLNAGSDPDHADNEGWTPLRSSAWAGHTDVVISLVNNGAYVDLEDTDHRTALRAAAWGGHEEIVLRLLQYKANVNKVDNEGRTALIAAAYMGHAEIISHLLDHGAEINHEDTDGRTALSVAALCVPASEGHASVVSLLLERGAQVDHRDKDGMTPLLVAAFEGHSEVCELLLEGDADVDNTDNSGRTPLFAAASMGHPAVVSLLLFWGAAIDFIDPEGRTVLSIAAAQGNTDVVRQLLDRGLDEMHRDNGGWTPLHYAAFEGHVDVCQQLIEAGARVTEVDNDGRVPLILAAQEGHSSLVAKLLDVSRNMIDVKSHDGKTALRVAALEGHRDTVHLLLSRGADLNYQDADGRSTLYLLALENRLDMATLFLTNGADVEATDLEGRTPLHVSAWQGHYEMVEALLNHGANVNAVDNDRRTALQSAAWQGHSTIVRLLLERQADVDHTCNQGATALCIAAQEGHDAVVRLLLEHAANPNHADQFGRNPLRVALKGGHSHVVRILEEHIAHHGPSSHRQCSTSTTSLTSASTAETKPCSAILCQPGILESPESTVDKRRSFISNQSSSKSSSNLTSSTNKSSHQAVDIRPVWTPPVLTFTQQLQQCTRNRNRVSRVLSPLSEPQSPVPSPPQSPLSDVQGQRVSPVHMTSLQDASVSSTAYAAHIPVLINPLVEENVGSTRLPSSGVPILGSAQPVAAFRRPAEPRVRRNGIVTNPNYKSGHIGKSATNPSQLRVKHITDRGLPVKKETPL